Genomic window (Marinilabiliales bacterium):
ATTTCCGGTATAAGGGCTTTTTACAGGTTTCTCCTTCTCGGGGAAATGATCGAAAGCGACCCCTCATCTCTGCTTGAGATGCCGCGGACAGAGCGCAAGCTTCCCGAGGTACTGACGGTGGCTGAGATCGATGCTGTTGCCGGCTCTGTTGACCTCAGCACAGAAACAGGCACCAGGAACAAGGCGATTATTGAAACCCTCTACAGCGGCGGCCTGAGAGTGTCAGAACTGGTTAATCTGCGCATAAGCGATATCTTTTTCAGTGAGGGGTTCATACGGGTTACCGGCAAGGGAGATAAACAGCGCCTGGTACCTGTAGGAAGACAGGCGCTCAAAGCGATAGATGTTTGGATGGGGGACAGGAACAGGTTGCCGGTGGCAAGGGGGCATGAGGATTTTCTGTTCCTTAACCGCAGGGGCAAAAAACTTACAAGGGTCATGATATTCACCATTGTAAGGCAGCTGGCCATGAAAGCCGGGCTGAAAAAGAGTATCAGCCCCCATACATTCAGACATTCATTTGCAACACATCTGATAGAGGGCGGGGCCGATCTGAGAGCGGTGCAGGAGATGCTGGGTCATGAGTCCATTATAACCACTGAAATATACACACATCTGGACCGCGAATACCTGAGGGATGCCATTATCAGGTTCCACCCGCGCTCCTGAGCTTTAACTCAAGGGAGGAAAAGATTGCTTTAAGATTATCACGGGTCTCCTCATCAATATCCTTGAGGGTGATAGTTCCCGCAGAAGCTTC
Coding sequences:
- the xerD gene encoding site-specific tyrosine recombinase XerD, with the protein product MEWDPAIKEFRGYLKLEKALSDNSVEAYISDITKLKSFASMIESKPDPDRIGVAELHAFLQWLDDFNVSGRTLARIISGIRAFYRFLLLGEMIESDPSSLLEMPRTERKLPEVLTVAEIDAVAGSVDLSTETGTRNKAIIETLYSGGLRVSELVNLRISDIFFSEGFIRVTGKGDKQRLVPVGRQALKAIDVWMGDRNRLPVARGHEDFLFLNRRGKKLTRVMIFTIVRQLAMKAGLKKSISPHTFRHSFATHLIEGGADLRAVQEMLGHESIITTEIYTHLDREYLRDAIIRFHPRS